One window of Sphingobacteriales bacterium genomic DNA carries:
- a CDS encoding IS630 family transposase produces MRKRCKGKPDEQIYQSKKSDLQELEKLSQQGQIDLFYGDESRVSSEGYVPYGWQFPDEKVAVYTEKGYKVNILGLISRSNQCYWETTQQNIDAKFIVNHLDKLSLKIRKHTVVVLDNSSVHQSKLLNLLLPIWQNRGLFVFFLPTYSPHLNIAETMWRKLKCEWLVPEDYLEKDNLLYAVNCCMDNIGNYLKINFSPFNAN; encoded by the coding sequence ATCGGACTTGCAAGAATTGGAGAAGTTGTCACAACAAGGGCAGATAGACCTCTTTTATGGCGATGAAAGCAGGGTTAGTAGCGAGGGATATGTCCCCTACGGCTGGCAATTCCCCGATGAGAAAGTGGCTGTATATACAGAAAAAGGGTACAAAGTCAATATATTGGGCTTGATTAGCAGAAGTAATCAATGCTATTGGGAAACCACCCAACAGAATATAGATGCCAAGTTTATTGTCAATCATTTGGATAAATTATCGCTTAAAATCAGAAAACATACCGTTGTTGTCTTGGATAATTCCAGTGTCCACCAATCTAAATTATTGAATCTCTTACTGCCTATTTGGCAAAACAGAGGCTTGTTTGTCTTTTTTCTGCCCACTTACTCGCCGCATTTGAATATCGCCGAAACGATGTGGCGAAAGTTAAAGTGTGAGTGGCTTGTTCCGGAAGATTATCTCGAAAAAGATAACCTCTTATACGCTGTCAATTGTTGCATGGATAATATAGGCAATTATCTCAAAATCAATTTTAGCCCTTTTAATGCAAACTAA